In the Desulfovibrio sp. X2 genome, GCATCTGCCGTATCTGCTTCAGGAACAAGGCCCTGCGCGGCGAGTTGCCTGGCGTGCGTAAGTCGAGCTGGTAGTCCGCAAGGTACCAGGAACGATCGAGGAGAATGAGCAATGGCTGTCTGTGATCCCGTGGCCGACATGCTGGCCCGCCTGCGCAACGCGCATCAGGGCCTCCACGCCCACGTCAACGTGCCGGTTTCCAAGATGAAGGCCGACCTCGCGCGCATCCTGAAGGAAGAAGGCTTCATCGCCGACTACGAAGTGGGCGAGCGCGATATGGTCATCACCCTGAAATATGCGGGCGGCAAGCCGGTCATCAACGGCGCCAAGAAGATCAGCACCCCCGGCCGTCGTGTCTACGTCGGCGTGGGTGACATCCCCCGCGTCCGCAACGGCCTGGGCATCTGTGTCCTGTCGACCTCCCGGGGCATTCTGGAAGGCAACAGGGCCGCCACCGAGAAGGTCGGCGGCGAGCTGCTCTGCGAAATCTGGTAAGAGGAATCGAGCCATGTCCCGAATCGGCAAGAAGCATATCGAGCTCCCCAGCGGAGTCGAAGTCAAGGTCGGCGACGAGGTCGTCGAGGTGAAGGGCCCCAAGGGCGCCCTCACGACCCCCCGGCACGCGAAGGTCGCGTACGCGGTCGAGGGCAATCAGGTCAACATCACCCGTGTTGACGAATCCCGTGCCGCCCGCGAGCAGCACGGTCTGCGCCGCACCCTGCTGGCCAACTGCGTCGAGGGTGTGACCAAGGGCTACCAGAAGGAGCTCGAGGTCGTGGGCGTGGGCTACAAGCTTCAGGTCCAGGGCAAGAGCGTGGTGCTCTCCGTGGGCTATTCCCATCCGGTCAACTTCCCCCTGCCTGCCGGTATTGAAGCCAAGGCCGAGGGCAACAAGCTGACCATCATGGGCATCGACAAGCAACTGGTCGGCGAGGTGGCTGCTCAGATTCGCCGCGTGCGTCCGCCCGAGCCCTTCAAGGGCAAGGGCATCAAGTACGCGAATGAGCATATCCGCCGCAAGGCCGGCAAGTCCGGCGGCAAGAAGTAACAGCCGCCGTAATGCCTGAGAAAGGAACAACGCCATGAAGCTGACCAAGGAAGAACGGCGCAAGCGCCGCAAGTTCCGGATCCGTAAGAAGATCTCCGGTTCGGTGGGCTGCCCGCGCCTGGTGGTCTTCCGCTCCAACAAGCACATCTACGCCCAGCTGGTGAACGACGAGACCGGCAAGACCCTCGTCTCCTCGTCCACCCTGTCCCTGAACAAGGGCGGTTCCACGCTGAAGCTGGACAAGGACGGCGCCACGAGCGTCGGCAAGGATGTGGCCGAGAAGGCCAAGGCCATGAACATCGAGGCCGTTGTCTTCGATCGTAACGGCTACAAGTACCACGGCCGCATCAAAGCGCTGGCCGATGGCGCTCGTGAAGCCGGACTGAAATTCTAAGGAGTGGAAGCCGTCATGGCCGAGACCAACGATACCGGACACATTGAAAAGATCGTCTATCTCAACCGCGTCGCCAAGGTCGTCAAGGGCGGTCGTCGGTTCAGCTTCAGCGCCCTGGTCGTCGTCGGTGACGGCAACGGGCACGTGGGCGTCGGACTGGGCAAGGCCAACGAGGTGCCCGAGGCCATTCGCAAGGCCTCTGACCGCGCCAAGAAGGAGATGATCGAGGTTCCTCTGATCGACGGCACCCTGCCGTACGAGATCCTCGGCATCTTCGGCGCCGCCACGGTGCTGCTCAAGCCCGCCAGCAAGGGTACCGGCATCATCGCCGGCGGCCCGGTGCGTGCGATCATGGAAGCCGCCGGCGTGCACGACATCCTGACCAAGGCCATCGGGACCAACAATCCCCATAACGTGCTCAAGGCCACCATGGCCGGCCTGGCCGAGATCACGAGCGCCGACGTGGTGTCCGACATCCGCGGCAAGGCGCTGTCCACCCCGCGGAAGTAAGGGAGCCGAGTCATGAAGATCATGAAGAAGCGCAGCACAATCGGCGCCACGCCCAAGCAGCGGAAGGTGCTCGAGGCCCTGGGCCTGCGCAAGATCCGTCAGGTCAAGGAAATGCCGGACAATGATGCCGTTCGCGGCATGGTGAAGCAGGTGGAGCACCTGGTGGAGGTTGTGGACTAATGCAGCTGCACGAACTGTATCCGTTCCCCGAGGAACGTCAGACCAGGAAGCGCGTCGGCCGCGGCAAGGGGTCCGGCCTGGGCAAGACTTCCGGCAAGGGCCACAAGGGCCAGCGCGCCCGCTCCGGCGGCGGCAAGAAGGCCGGCTTCGAAGGCGGCCAGATGCCCCTGCAGCGCCGCCTGCCCAAGCGCGGCTTCAAGAACCTGACCCGCGTCGAGTACGCGCCGGTCAACCTCGACACCCTGCTCGCGGCCTTCGAGGGCGTGAGCGAGATCACGGTCGAGGCGATCTACGAGAAGGGGCTTTGCGCCGAACGCCTTCCCGTGAAGGTGCTCGGACGTGGCGAGCTCTCCGCTGCGGTGACCATCGAGGCTCATCGCTTCAGCGGCAGCGCCAAGGAAAAGATCGAGAAGGCCGGCGGAACGGCCAAGGCCCTGGAAGCCTAAACCAGGACAGGGAAGGTACATGGCCTCTCTCGGAGTCGAGAATATCGGCAAGCTGCCGGAGCTGCGCAGGAAGCTGTTTTGGACCTTCGCGCTCCTGGCCTTCTACAGGGTCGGTATCCACATCCCGGTTCCCGGGGTGGATACCGCCGCCCTGTCGGAGTTCTTCAAGAGCGCCAGCAACACGCTCTTCGGGCTCTTTGACATGTTCTCCGGCGGCGGTCTGTCGCGGATCTCCATCTTCGCCCTGGGCATCATGCCCTACATCTCGGCCTCCATCATCATCCAGCTGCTCGGCGTGGTCAGTCCCGAACTGGCGCGCATGCAGAAGGAAGACGGGGCCCAGGGGCAGAAGAAGATCACACAGTACACCCGTTACGGCACCGTGCTCATCACCCTGGTCCAGGGCATGGGCATCGCCATCGGCCTGGAGAGCATGACCAGCCCCACGGGTATGCCCGTGGTCCTTGCTCCCGGATGGGCCTTCCGCTTCACCACGGTCCTGACCCTGACCGCAGGCACGATCCTGATCATGTGGATCGGCGAGCAGATTACGGAAAAGGGACTCGGCAACGGCATTTCGCTCATCATCTTCGCGGGTATCGTCGCCTCGCTGCCCCGTGCGTTGACGAACTCCTTCCGCCTCCTGTCCGCTGGCGAGCTGAGCCTCTTCGTGGCGCTCATCCTCGGCGCGATCATGCTCGGCGTGTTGGTGATCATCGTCTTCATCGAGCGCGGCCAGCGGCGCATACCCATCCAGTACGCCAAACGGCAGATGGGGCGGAAGATGTACGGCGGCCAGTCCTCGCACCTGCCGCTGCGCGTGAACACCGCGGGCGTCATTCCGCCGATCTTCGCCTCCTCGATCCTGATGTTCCCGGGCACCATCGCCCAGTTCTCCGGCGTGAAGTGGCTGCAGCAGGCCGCCACCTGGTTCACGCCCTCGTCGGTCCTGTACAACGTCGTCTTCGTGGGCCTCATCGTCTTCTTCTGCTACTTCTACACCGCGATCATCTTCGATCCGAGCCAGATCGCGGACAATCTGAAGAAGGGCGGCGGCTTCATTCCCGGTATCCGGCCCGGGGCGAAGACCAAGGAATACATCGACCGCGTGCTGGCGCGCATCACCCTGTGGGGCGCCCTGTACATCTCCGTGATCTGCGTCCTGCCGATGATCTTCATCACGCAGTTCAAGGTGCCTTTCTATTTCGGCGGCACGTCGCTTCTGATCGTCGTCGGCGTGGCCATGGATTTCATGGGCCAGCTTGAATCGCACCTCATTTCGCGCCAGTATCAGGGTCTGATGGACAAGGCCGGAAGGGTCAAGGGCAGGCGCTAGTAGTGAAGAAGTTCCGCGGCATCTTTATTAAGAACGCCGCTGAAATCGGGCTTATGCGCGAGGCCAACCGTATCGTGGCCCGCATCCTGGACGCGCTCGAACAGGCGGTCCGTCCGGGGATCACGACGATGTTCTTTGAAGATATCGCCCAGGAGAAATGCCGTGAGTTCGGGGTCAAACCCGCCTTCCAGGGATACCACGGCTTTCCCTACGCCCTGTGCTGCTCGGTGAACGAGGAGGTCGTCCACGGCTTCCCGTCCCAGCGGACGCTCGTCGAAGGAGACATCGTGAGCGTCGACATGGGCGTGGTCTACGAAGGGTTCTACGGCGATTCCGCCAGGACCTTTACAGTGGGCGAAGTTTCGGCTACAGCTAACGCCCTTCTCGAAATCACCCGGGAATCGCTTTACCGGGGGATCGAGCAGGCGAGGCCAGGCAACGAGCTGTACGACATCTCCCGCGCCGTCCAGGAATACGTGGAGGGCAGGGGATTCAGTGTCGTACGGCGTTTTGTCGGCCACGGCATAGGAAGGAGTCTGCACGAGAAGCCCGAGGTTCCGAACTTCGTGCCGTCGCGCTCGCCGTCCTTGCCGCTGAAGGCCGGGATGGTTCTGGCAATAGAGCCGATGGTCACTGTCGGCTCGCCCGAGGTGAAGGTACTGGACGACAATTGGACCGCTGTCACCAGGGATGGAAGTTTGTCGGCTCATTTCGAGCATACCGTCGTGGTGACGGGAGAAGGTCCTGAGATATTGAGCCTGTGATGCGGGCACAAGACGACAGGGAGACAAGGTCATGAAGGTGAGGCCGTCGGTCAAAAAGATTTGCCCCAAGTGCAAGATCATCAAACGCAAGGGCGTGCTGCGCGTCATTTGCGAAAACCCCAGGCACAAGCAGCGCCAGGGTTAAGAGAGGTAGCTCACGTGGCTCGTATCGCAGGAGTCGAACTGCCCAGGAACAAGCGGTTGGACATCGCTTTGACCTACATTTTCGGTATCGGTCGCACCACCGCGCTCAAGATCTGTGACGCCACCGGCGTCGAGTGGAACAAGAACGCCGATGACCTGACCAACGACGAGGTCAACATTCTCCGCAAGGAGATCGAGACCACGCACAAGGTCGAGGGCGATCTTCGCCGCGACGTGACCGGGAATATCAAGCGGCTGATGGAAATCGGCTGCTATCGTGGCCTGCGCCATCGCAAGGGTCTTCCCGTGCGCGGCCAGAGCACGCACGCCAACGCCCGCACCCGCAAGGGACCGCGTCCGAGCGTTGTCGGGCGCAAGAAGAAAGGCAAGTAGGCGTTTTTGCTTTCCGCGACGTTTCGCATAATTTCGACTTTGGAGTAGGGTCATGGCCAAAGCGCGCCGTGTGACGAAGAAGAAAGAAAAGAAGAACATCCCGACTGGCATCGCCCATATCCAGGCGTCCTTCAACAACACCATCATCACCTTCACCGACATGAGGGGCAACGTGGTGTCCTGGGCGTCCTCGGGCGGCAGCGGGTTCAAGGGGTCGCGCAAGTCGACTCCTTTCGCCGCGCAGATCGCCGCCGAGACTGCCGCCAAGAAGGCGCAGGAGAACGGTATGCGTTCCGTCGGCATCCTGGTCAAAGGCCCCGGCGCCGGCCGTGAAGCGGCCATGCGTGCCATCAACAACGCTGGCTTCAAGGTCACCTTCATTCGCGACGTGACGCCCATTCCCCACAACGGCTGCCGTCCGCCGAAGCGCCGCCGCGTTTAACCGAGGGAGGATTAAGAGTTGGCTCGCTATGATGGTCCCAAATGCCGGGTGTGCCGCCGCGAAGGTGGCAAGCTCTTTCTGAAGGGCGACCGCTGCTACACTGACAAGTGCGCTTACGAGCGCCGTCCGTACGTCCCCGGCCAGCACGGCCGTGGCCGCGGCAAGATGAGCGACTACGCCGTCATGCTGCGTGAGAAGCAGAAGGTCCGCCGCATGTATGGCGTGCTGGAGCACCAGTTCCGCCTGTATTTCCAGGAGGCCGACCGCCAGAAGGGCGTCACCGGTCACAACCTGCTGGCCCTGCTCGAGCAGCGGCTGGACAACGTTGTCTTCCGCATGGGCTTTGCAAACTCGCGCGACCAGGCCCGCCAGCTGGTGCGTCACGGCATCTTCACGCTCAACAACCGTCGCGTGAACATCCCGTCCATGCAGGTGAAGCCCGGCGACGTCCTTCTCGTGCGCGAGGAGTCCCGCAAGGTCCCCGTCATTCAGGAGGCCCAGCAGGTCATCGCCCGCCGCGGCTGCCCCGAGTGGCTCGAGGTCGATGGCGAGAACTTCAAGGGCACTGTGAAGGCTTCGCCGCGCCGCGAGGACATCCAGCACCCCATCAACGAACAGCTCATCGTCGAGTTGTACTCCAAGTAAGGGGACACCATGCTCATCCAGCAAGGCGACAAGCTTATCAACACCCGGAACTGGTCCGAACTGGTCAAGCCCGAACAGCTGGTCAAGGATACCAAGTCGGGCAACACCTACGGCAAGTTCGTGTGCGAGCCGCTGGAGCGGGGCTTTGGCACCACCATCGGCAACGCGCTGCGCCGCGTGCTGCTGTCGTCCCTTCAGGGCGCCGCCATCGTCTCCGCCCGCATCGAGGGCGTGCAGCACGAGTTCACGACCATCCCCGGCGTGATCGAGGATGTCACTGACATCGTGCTGAACCTCAAGATGGTCCGCCTGGCCATGGCCACCGAGGAGCCGCAGACCCTCGTCCTGCACGCCAACAAGAAGGGCCAGGTGACTGCCTCCGCGATCAAGGAGACGCACAACGTGCGTGTCCTGAACCCGGACCAGCACATCGCAACCCTGTCCGACGACGTGGAGTTCAAGGTCACGCTCGAGGTGCAGATGGGCAAGGGCTACGTTCCGGCCGAGATGCACGATCAGACCCAGGAGATCGGCCTGATCGCCCTGGACGCCAGCTTCTCCCCCGTGAAGAAGGTGGCCTACGCGGTGGAGCAGGCCCGTGTCGGTCAGATGACCAACTACGACAAGCTCATCCTCGAGGTCTGGACCGACGGTTCCGTGAGCCCCGAGGACGCCATCGCCTACAGCGCGAAGATCCTCAAGGACCAGCTCTCGATCTTCATCAACTTCGACGAGCAGACCAGCGAGGACGAGCGTTCGGGCCACGCGGGCTCGGGCGAGGAGAACGAGAACCTCTTCAAGTCCATCGACGAGCTCGAACTCTCCGTGCGCGCCACCAACTGCCTGAAGAGCGCCAACATCCGCTACGTGGGCGAACTGGTGCAGCGCGGTGAGAACGAGATGCTGAAGACCAAGAACTTCGGCCGCAAGTCGCTGGAGGAGATCCGCCGCGTCCTGGACAACATGGGCCTGGAATTCGGGGTCAAGATCGACAATTTCGAGGAAAAACTCCAGGAATGGCTGAAGAGGAAAGAGAACAATGAGGCATAAGAAGTCCGGAAAGAAACTCGGGATGCAGCCCTCCCACCGCAATGCCATGTTCCGGAACATGGCCCGTTCCCTGGTGATCCACGGTCGCATCCGCACCACCGTGATCCGCGCCAAGGAGCTGCGCAAGGTGGCCGACGGCCTCATCACCCTGGCGCTCAGGAACGACCTGCACGCCCGTCGCCAGGCCTACAAGGTCCTGGAGAACCACCAGCTGGTGCAGAAGCTCTTCGACGAGATCGGTCCCAAGTTCACCGGCGTGCCCGGCGGCTTCACCCGCATCGTCAAGCTCGGCGAGCCCCGCAAGGGCGACAACGCCCCCCTGGCGCTGATCGAGTTCGCCGCTCCCGAGGCTGCGCCCGAGGCCAAGAAGGCTGCCCCCAAGAAGGCCGCCGCCAGGA is a window encoding:
- the rpsH gene encoding 30S ribosomal protein S8; translated protein: MAVCDPVADMLARLRNAHQGLHAHVNVPVSKMKADLARILKEEGFIADYEVGERDMVITLKYAGGKPVINGAKKISTPGRRVYVGVGDIPRVRNGLGICVLSTSRGILEGNRAATEKVGGELLCEIW
- the rplF gene encoding 50S ribosomal protein L6 yields the protein MSRIGKKHIELPSGVEVKVGDEVVEVKGPKGALTTPRHAKVAYAVEGNQVNITRVDESRAAREQHGLRRTLLANCVEGVTKGYQKELEVVGVGYKLQVQGKSVVLSVGYSHPVNFPLPAGIEAKAEGNKLTIMGIDKQLVGEVAAQIRRVRPPEPFKGKGIKYANEHIRRKAGKSGGKK
- the rplR gene encoding 50S ribosomal protein L18 yields the protein MKLTKEERRKRRKFRIRKKISGSVGCPRLVVFRSNKHIYAQLVNDETGKTLVSSSTLSLNKGGSTLKLDKDGATSVGKDVAEKAKAMNIEAVVFDRNGYKYHGRIKALADGAREAGLKF
- the rpsE gene encoding 30S ribosomal protein S5, producing the protein MAETNDTGHIEKIVYLNRVAKVVKGGRRFSFSALVVVGDGNGHVGVGLGKANEVPEAIRKASDRAKKEMIEVPLIDGTLPYEILGIFGAATVLLKPASKGTGIIAGGPVRAIMEAAGVHDILTKAIGTNNPHNVLKATMAGLAEITSADVVSDIRGKALSTPRK
- the rpmD gene encoding 50S ribosomal protein L30, producing the protein MKIMKKRSTIGATPKQRKVLEALGLRKIRQVKEMPDNDAVRGMVKQVEHLVEVVD
- the rplO gene encoding 50S ribosomal protein L15, with protein sequence MQLHELYPFPEERQTRKRVGRGKGSGLGKTSGKGHKGQRARSGGGKKAGFEGGQMPLQRRLPKRGFKNLTRVEYAPVNLDTLLAAFEGVSEITVEAIYEKGLCAERLPVKVLGRGELSAAVTIEAHRFSGSAKEKIEKAGGTAKALEA
- the secY gene encoding preprotein translocase subunit SecY: MASLGVENIGKLPELRRKLFWTFALLAFYRVGIHIPVPGVDTAALSEFFKSASNTLFGLFDMFSGGGLSRISIFALGIMPYISASIIIQLLGVVSPELARMQKEDGAQGQKKITQYTRYGTVLITLVQGMGIAIGLESMTSPTGMPVVLAPGWAFRFTTVLTLTAGTILIMWIGEQITEKGLGNGISLIIFAGIVASLPRALTNSFRLLSAGELSLFVALILGAIMLGVLVIIVFIERGQRRIPIQYAKRQMGRKMYGGQSSHLPLRVNTAGVIPPIFASSILMFPGTIAQFSGVKWLQQAATWFTPSSVLYNVVFVGLIVFFCYFYTAIIFDPSQIADNLKKGGGFIPGIRPGAKTKEYIDRVLARITLWGALYISVICVLPMIFITQFKVPFYFGGTSLLIVVGVAMDFMGQLESHLISRQYQGLMDKAGRVKGRR
- the map gene encoding type I methionyl aminopeptidase, yielding MKKFRGIFIKNAAEIGLMREANRIVARILDALEQAVRPGITTMFFEDIAQEKCREFGVKPAFQGYHGFPYALCCSVNEEVVHGFPSQRTLVEGDIVSVDMGVVYEGFYGDSARTFTVGEVSATANALLEITRESLYRGIEQARPGNELYDISRAVQEYVEGRGFSVVRRFVGHGIGRSLHEKPEVPNFVPSRSPSLPLKAGMVLAIEPMVTVGSPEVKVLDDNWTAVTRDGSLSAHFEHTVVVTGEGPEILSL
- the rpmJ gene encoding 50S ribosomal protein L36 → MKVRPSVKKICPKCKIIKRKGVLRVICENPRHKQRQG
- the rpsM gene encoding 30S ribosomal protein S13 — its product is MARIAGVELPRNKRLDIALTYIFGIGRTTALKICDATGVEWNKNADDLTNDEVNILRKEIETTHKVEGDLRRDVTGNIKRLMEIGCYRGLRHRKGLPVRGQSTHANARTRKGPRPSVVGRKKKGK
- the rpsK gene encoding 30S ribosomal protein S11 — encoded protein: MAKARRVTKKKEKKNIPTGIAHIQASFNNTIITFTDMRGNVVSWASSGGSGFKGSRKSTPFAAQIAAETAAKKAQENGMRSVGILVKGPGAGREAAMRAINNAGFKVTFIRDVTPIPHNGCRPPKRRRV
- the rpsD gene encoding 30S ribosomal protein S4, whose amino-acid sequence is MARYDGPKCRVCRREGGKLFLKGDRCYTDKCAYERRPYVPGQHGRGRGKMSDYAVMLREKQKVRRMYGVLEHQFRLYFQEADRQKGVTGHNLLALLEQRLDNVVFRMGFANSRDQARQLVRHGIFTLNNRRVNIPSMQVKPGDVLLVREESRKVPVIQEAQQVIARRGCPEWLEVDGENFKGTVKASPRREDIQHPINEQLIVELYSK
- a CDS encoding DNA-directed RNA polymerase subunit alpha is translated as MLIQQGDKLINTRNWSELVKPEQLVKDTKSGNTYGKFVCEPLERGFGTTIGNALRRVLLSSLQGAAIVSARIEGVQHEFTTIPGVIEDVTDIVLNLKMVRLAMATEEPQTLVLHANKKGQVTASAIKETHNVRVLNPDQHIATLSDDVEFKVTLEVQMGKGYVPAEMHDQTQEIGLIALDASFSPVKKVAYAVEQARVGQMTNYDKLILEVWTDGSVSPEDAIAYSAKILKDQLSIFINFDEQTSEDERSGHAGSGEENENLFKSIDELELSVRATNCLKSANIRYVGELVQRGENEMLKTKNFGRKSLEEIRRVLDNMGLEFGVKIDNFEEKLQEWLKRKENNEA
- the rplQ gene encoding 50S ribosomal protein L17, with protein sequence MRHKKSGKKLGMQPSHRNAMFRNMARSLVIHGRIRTTVIRAKELRKVADGLITLALRNDLHARRQAYKVLENHQLVQKLFDEIGPKFTGVPGGFTRIVKLGEPRKGDNAPLALIEFAAPEAAPEAKKAAPKKAAARKAPKAEAAPEAAAEEKPKKKAAPRKKAAAAEAPAEASEAPAEEPKAE